In Gammaproteobacteria bacterium, a genomic segment contains:
- a CDS encoding ArsC family reductase, protein MTILYGIKNCDTVRKARKWLETHNIEYTFHDVRSDGLDEKQLRAWVKSVGWELLLNRRGTTWRQLPDKDKETIDEANAIQLMLAQPSLINRPVLVHKKITHVGFKPTEYQTLF, encoded by the coding sequence ATGACCATTCTTTACGGCATCAAAAACTGCGACACCGTGCGCAAGGCCCGCAAGTGGCTGGAGACGCATAACATCGAGTACACGTTTCACGATGTGCGCAGTGACGGGCTGGATGAAAAGCAGCTGCGTGCCTGGGTGAAGTCCGTCGGCTGGGAGCTGCTGCTCAACCGGCGCGGCACCACCTGGCGACAGCTACCGGACAAGGATAAAGAAACCATCGACGAGGCCAACGCCATCCAGTTGATGTTAGCGCAGCCGAGCCTGATCAATCGCCCCGTACTGGTGCATAAAAAGATCACCCACGTGGGTTTCAAACCGACGGAATACCAGACGCTATTTTAG
- the dapD gene encoding 2,3,4,5-tetrahydropyridine-2,6-dicarboxylate N-succinyltransferase: MTDLKKVIEDAFEHRAKITPRNVDTHVKEYVSEAVRLLDAGELRVAEKVNGDWVVHEWLKKAVLLSFRIEDNEFMKGGFTNYFDKVRSKYADYNARDFRESGVRVVPPASVRHGSYIAPSVVLMPSYVNIGAYVDSGTMVDTWATVGSCAQIGKNVHLSGGVGIGGVLEPLQAAPTIIEDNCFIGARSEVVEGVIVEEGSVISMGVYIGQSTKIYDRETGEVSYGRVPAGSVVVSGNLPSKDGSYSLYCAVIVKKVDAKTRGKVGINELLRGI, translated from the coding sequence ATGACCGATCTGAAAAAAGTCATCGAAGATGCCTTTGAACACCGCGCCAAAATCACCCCCCGCAACGTCGACACCCACGTCAAGGAATATGTGTCCGAGGCCGTGCGTCTGCTGGATGCGGGTGAGCTGCGCGTCGCCGAAAAGGTCAATGGCGACTGGGTGGTGCATGAATGGCTGAAAAAGGCCGTGCTGCTGTCATTCCGCATCGAAGACAATGAATTCATGAAGGGTGGCTTCACCAATTATTTCGACAAGGTGCGATCCAAGTACGCCGACTACAATGCCCGCGATTTTCGTGAATCCGGGGTGCGCGTGGTGCCGCCCGCCTCCGTGCGCCATGGCTCCTACATCGCCCCCAGCGTGGTGCTGATGCCCTCCTACGTGAACATTGGCGCCTACGTCGACAGCGGCACCATGGTCGACACCTGGGCCACCGTCGGCTCCTGTGCCCAGATCGGCAAGAACGTGCACCTGTCCGGCGGCGTCGGTATCGGCGGCGTGCTGGAACCGCTGCAGGCGGCCCCCACCATCATCGAGGACAACTGTTTTATCGGCGCACGTTCCGAGGTGGTGGAAGGCGTCATCGTCGAAGAGGGTTCGGTGATTTCCATGGGCGTGTACATCGGCCAGAGCACCAAGATCTACGATCGCGAAACCGGAGAAGTCAGCTACGGCCGCGTGCCGGCCGGTTCGGTGGTGGTGTCCGGCAACCTGCCCTCCAAGGACGGCAGCTATTCGCTGTACTGCGCGGTGATCGTGAAAAAGGTCGACGCCAAGACCCGCGGCAAGGTCGGCATCAACGAACTGCTGCGCGGCATCTAA